The following are encoded together in the Natator depressus isolate rNatDep1 chromosome 10, rNatDep2.hap1, whole genome shotgun sequence genome:
- the AP5Z1 gene encoding AP-5 complex subunit zeta-1 isoform X1: MFTPGAENFLRQAREIQDEELRRFSSRITSLLQNHDLGNDTIDCLQRLFLIVSATKYGRKLDGKFVELLQTVLCLPKCPEQVQALCAAILREMSPSNYLILSCDEIQDAKLLSIVSSILLAQGNKKAQVLAVGQRVIKVLEGRLPEGQSSRHFLPLLSKIISLSPANLTEDQTNLVNKRMVDWLRYASVQQGVALPSGGFFSNPRARQPGPITEVDGAVATDFFTVLSVGQYYTEDQWLNMQAFSMLRKWLLCYGSEGANRPNSDDKSEVDGSIMSMVSATSTSSRLLPPKERLREKAFEYCQRLIEQSNRRALKKPDGDLQKACLTEAVTIMDIICRQDSSYVYRTLSCLKILHGRISGDPAYARALLPIAQFFLNHSETAAVDSEAVYKHLFTRIPAQLFHSPMMAFEFIQFCRDNIQFFTENISIFRRSFPNLFKLLAWNSPTLISEFMDLLPPLLGADTAIEIFHLLLDLPCLAAALDIQLRSASAPISERATWDPAAKPASCLEAFRHPLYRSTFQYLLRIETAPRDPPERLAPLRQLLGSMANCPRVVQCADTIPVLLRLYFGVVAEFADGPLINQLVLVLLERSEQLYEIPAFKADVHRVLSSQLVRLCKLHPSLVVELSKELLEFSGTVSNIQNKEDIFTYVVWAIGEYMSVSYDKRCTVEQINKFFEALEAMLFEITQLRPSASIPKYSPRLITVLMTTLTKLASRSQDLIPRMSLFLSKMRAFVQSPAMASVYSEEDSEEILTRAAELMNLLKMPSVAQFVLTPSAEVASPRFHRDTNVSLPLAMKTASRLLERGTGFVPG; the protein is encoded by the exons ATGTTCACGCCGGGGGCGGAAAACTTCCTGCGGCAGGCCAG GGAGATCCAGGATGAAGAACTGCGGAGATTTAGTTCCCGAATCACAAGCCTTCTCCAGAATCATGACTTGGGAAATGATACCATTGACTGTTTACAGAGACTTTTCCTGATTGTTTCAGCCACAAAATATGGCCGGAA gttgGATGGCAAATTTGTAGAGCTGTTGCAGACAGTGCTGTGTTTGCCCAAGTGTCCTGAGCAGGTtcaggctctgtgtgctgccatTTTGAGAGAGATGTCACCCAGCAATTATCTGATCCTATCCTGCGATGAAATCCAGGATGCAAAGCTCTTGAGTATAGTGTCCTCCATCCTCTTGGCTCAG GGAAATAAAAAGGCTCAGGTGTTAGCAGTGGGGCAGCGTGTTATAAAAGTCCTGGAAGGGCGACTGCCTGAGGGTCAGAGTTCACGGCACTTTCTTCCTCTACTCTCCAAGATCATCAGTCTATCGCCAGCAAACCTAACTGAAG ATCAGACCAATCTGGTCAATAAAAGGATGGTGGACTGGCTGAGATATGCAAGTGTTCAGCAAGGAGTTGCACTGCCCTCTGGAGGCTTCTTCTCCAATCCCAGGGCAAGGCAG CCTGGCCCTATCACAGAGGTGGATGGTGCAGTCGCCACAGACTTCTTCACAGTGCTCTCAGTTGGTCAGTATTACACAGAGGACCAGTGGCTCAACATGCAGGCCTTTTCCATGCTGCGCAAGTGGCTGCTGTGCTATGGGAGTGAGGGGGCAAACAGACCTAATTCAG ATGACAAATCAGAGGTAGATGGGTCTATCATGTCCATGGTCTCTGCTACCTCCACCTCCAGTCGCCTGCTTCCCCCAAAGGAGCGTCTAAGAGAGAAGGCTTTTGAATACTGCCAGCGTCTTATCGAACAAAGCAACCGGC GGGCCCTGAAGAAACCAGATGGGGACCTGCAAAAAGCC TGTCTCACTGAGGCTGTCACTATCATGGACATTATCTGCAGGCAGGACTCCAGCTATGTGTACCGGACACTCTCCTGCCTGAAGATCTTGCACGGCAGAATCAGTGGGGACCCTGCTTATGCCAGGGCACTGCTGCCCATTGCTCAGTTCTTCCTGAACCACA GTGAGACAGCAGCGGTGGATTCGGAGGCAGTTTACAAGCACTTGTTCACCAGGATTCCTGCTCAGCTCTTCCACAGCCCAATGATGGCCTTTGAGTTTATCCAGTTCTGCAGGGACAACATCCAGTTCTTCACAGAGAACATCAGCATCTTCAGACGGAGCTTCCCAAACCTCTTCAAG ctcctagcatGGAATAGCCCAACCTTGATTTCTGAGTTCATGGACCTTCTGCCACCTCTGCTTGGTGCAGACACAGCCATCGAGATCTTTCACTTGCTGCTTGACCTGCCATGTTTGGCGGCTGCTCTGGACATCCAGCTGAG ATCTGCCTCTGCTCCCATCTCTGAGAGAGCCACCTGGGATCCTGCTGCAAAGCCAGCCAGCTGCCTGGAGGCCTTCCGCCACCCGCTCTACAGAAGCACCTTTCAGTATCTCCTCCGCATTGAGACCGCCCCCAGAGACCCCCCTGAGCG GTTGGCTCCTCTTCGCCAGCTGCTGGGGTCCATGGCCAACTGTCCACGGGTTGTGCAGTGTGCAGACACCATCCCTGTCTTACTGCGGCTCTACTTCGGTGTGGTGGCAGAG tttgCAGATGGCCCCCTGATAAACCAGCTGGTGTTGGTGCTGctggagaggagcgagcagcTCTACGAGATCCCGGCGTTTAAGGCTGATGTCCATAG agtgctgagctcccagctggtGCGTCTGTGTAAGCTGCACCCCTCCCTGGTAGTGGAACTGTCCAAGGAGCTTCTGGAGTTTTCAGGAACCGTCAGCAACATCCAGAACAAAGAGGATATCTTCACCTACGTG GTCTGGGCTATTGGAGAGTACATGTCTGTGTCATACGACAAAAGGTGCACCGTGGAGCAGATCAACAAGTTCTTTGAAGCCCTGGAGGCCATGCTGTTTGAAATCACGCAACTCCGGCCCTCGGCCAGCATCCCCAAGTACTCGCCCCGTCTCATCACGGTTCTCATGACAACGCTGACCAAACTGGCATCGCGCAGCCAAGATTTGATCCCCAG GATGTCCCTGTTCCTGTCCAAGATGAGAGCGTTTGTTCAGAGCCCTGCCATGGCCTCAGTGTACAGTGAGGAAGACAGTGAGGAGATCCTGACCCGCGCTGCTGAGCTGATGAACCTGTTGAAAATGCCCAGTGTGGCTCAGTTTGTGCTGACGCCATCAGCAGAGGTTGCCAGCCCACGGTTTCACCGAGACACTAACGTGTCCCTGCCTCTCGCCATGAAGACGGCTAGCCGGCTTTTAGAAAGGGGGACTGGCTTCGTGCCAGGGTGA
- the AP5Z1 gene encoding AP-5 complex subunit zeta-1 isoform X2 — MAGNQTNLVNKRMVDWLRYASVQQGVALPSGGFFSNPRARQPGPITEVDGAVATDFFTVLSVGQYYTEDQWLNMQAFSMLRKWLLCYGSEGANRPNSDDKSEVDGSIMSMVSATSTSSRLLPPKERLREKAFEYCQRLIEQSNRRALKKPDGDLQKACLTEAVTIMDIICRQDSSYVYRTLSCLKILHGRISGDPAYARALLPIAQFFLNHSETAAVDSEAVYKHLFTRIPAQLFHSPMMAFEFIQFCRDNIQFFTENISIFRRSFPNLFKLLAWNSPTLISEFMDLLPPLLGADTAIEIFHLLLDLPCLAAALDIQLRSASAPISERATWDPAAKPASCLEAFRHPLYRSTFQYLLRIETAPRDPPERLAPLRQLLGSMANCPRVVQCADTIPVLLRLYFGVVAEFADGPLINQLVLVLLERSEQLYEIPAFKADVHRVLSSQLVRLCKLHPSLVVELSKELLEFSGTVSNIQNKEDIFTYVVWAIGEYMSVSYDKRCTVEQINKFFEALEAMLFEITQLRPSASIPKYSPRLITVLMTTLTKLASRSQDLIPRMSLFLSKMRAFVQSPAMASVYSEEDSEEILTRAAELMNLLKMPSVAQFVLTPSAEVASPRFHRDTNVSLPLAMKTASRLLERGTGFVPG, encoded by the exons ATGGCCGGAA ATCAGACCAATCTGGTCAATAAAAGGATGGTGGACTGGCTGAGATATGCAAGTGTTCAGCAAGGAGTTGCACTGCCCTCTGGAGGCTTCTTCTCCAATCCCAGGGCAAGGCAG CCTGGCCCTATCACAGAGGTGGATGGTGCAGTCGCCACAGACTTCTTCACAGTGCTCTCAGTTGGTCAGTATTACACAGAGGACCAGTGGCTCAACATGCAGGCCTTTTCCATGCTGCGCAAGTGGCTGCTGTGCTATGGGAGTGAGGGGGCAAACAGACCTAATTCAG ATGACAAATCAGAGGTAGATGGGTCTATCATGTCCATGGTCTCTGCTACCTCCACCTCCAGTCGCCTGCTTCCCCCAAAGGAGCGTCTAAGAGAGAAGGCTTTTGAATACTGCCAGCGTCTTATCGAACAAAGCAACCGGC GGGCCCTGAAGAAACCAGATGGGGACCTGCAAAAAGCC TGTCTCACTGAGGCTGTCACTATCATGGACATTATCTGCAGGCAGGACTCCAGCTATGTGTACCGGACACTCTCCTGCCTGAAGATCTTGCACGGCAGAATCAGTGGGGACCCTGCTTATGCCAGGGCACTGCTGCCCATTGCTCAGTTCTTCCTGAACCACA GTGAGACAGCAGCGGTGGATTCGGAGGCAGTTTACAAGCACTTGTTCACCAGGATTCCTGCTCAGCTCTTCCACAGCCCAATGATGGCCTTTGAGTTTATCCAGTTCTGCAGGGACAACATCCAGTTCTTCACAGAGAACATCAGCATCTTCAGACGGAGCTTCCCAAACCTCTTCAAG ctcctagcatGGAATAGCCCAACCTTGATTTCTGAGTTCATGGACCTTCTGCCACCTCTGCTTGGTGCAGACACAGCCATCGAGATCTTTCACTTGCTGCTTGACCTGCCATGTTTGGCGGCTGCTCTGGACATCCAGCTGAG ATCTGCCTCTGCTCCCATCTCTGAGAGAGCCACCTGGGATCCTGCTGCAAAGCCAGCCAGCTGCCTGGAGGCCTTCCGCCACCCGCTCTACAGAAGCACCTTTCAGTATCTCCTCCGCATTGAGACCGCCCCCAGAGACCCCCCTGAGCG GTTGGCTCCTCTTCGCCAGCTGCTGGGGTCCATGGCCAACTGTCCACGGGTTGTGCAGTGTGCAGACACCATCCCTGTCTTACTGCGGCTCTACTTCGGTGTGGTGGCAGAG tttgCAGATGGCCCCCTGATAAACCAGCTGGTGTTGGTGCTGctggagaggagcgagcagcTCTACGAGATCCCGGCGTTTAAGGCTGATGTCCATAG agtgctgagctcccagctggtGCGTCTGTGTAAGCTGCACCCCTCCCTGGTAGTGGAACTGTCCAAGGAGCTTCTGGAGTTTTCAGGAACCGTCAGCAACATCCAGAACAAAGAGGATATCTTCACCTACGTG GTCTGGGCTATTGGAGAGTACATGTCTGTGTCATACGACAAAAGGTGCACCGTGGAGCAGATCAACAAGTTCTTTGAAGCCCTGGAGGCCATGCTGTTTGAAATCACGCAACTCCGGCCCTCGGCCAGCATCCCCAAGTACTCGCCCCGTCTCATCACGGTTCTCATGACAACGCTGACCAAACTGGCATCGCGCAGCCAAGATTTGATCCCCAG GATGTCCCTGTTCCTGTCCAAGATGAGAGCGTTTGTTCAGAGCCCTGCCATGGCCTCAGTGTACAGTGAGGAAGACAGTGAGGAGATCCTGACCCGCGCTGCTGAGCTGATGAACCTGTTGAAAATGCCCAGTGTGGCTCAGTTTGTGCTGACGCCATCAGCAGAGGTTGCCAGCCCACGGTTTCACCGAGACACTAACGTGTCCCTGCCTCTCGCCATGAAGACGGCTAGCCGGCTTTTAGAAAGGGGGACTGGCTTCGTGCCAGGGTGA